A DNA window from Andrena cerasifolii isolate SP2316 chromosome 16, iyAndCera1_principal, whole genome shotgun sequence contains the following coding sequences:
- the LOC143377447 gene encoding uncharacterized protein LOC143377447, with protein MNNNQFVISIGDQKRVIYAKILNETNTVTCVTSMANTHTNRCLVAEKEASELKANRSCAVHTYKIKNPKYKTIHKCVVYNFMNTQDRLTFMDNLVKVLVTRRFPNLTKLQTFEFVRAKTKDAWSVSTRRLKENPRAVVSLRSKIYYKKKKRMVERSHGSSQSQHTPGSNAPCSSKQRTILQIPVPRTYVNMMNIKKRKSVLELKQKRNSVGLQRKASKNQSRPVTRSITRSNVQSASKPSIV; from the coding sequence ATGAACAACAATCAATTTGTGATATCTATCGGTGATCAGAAGAGAGTAATATATGCAAAAATCCTAAACGAGACCAATACCGTTACCTGCGTCACAAGTATGGCTAACACGCATACTAACAGATGCCTAGTGGCTGAGAAAGAAGCGTCCGAATTAAAGGCCAATCGTAGCTGTGCGGTACACACGTACAAAATAAAGAATCCCAAGTACAAGACCATACATAAATGTGTGGTGTATAATTTCATGAATACCCAGGATCGGCTGACATTCATGGACAATCTTGTGAAGGTTTTAGTAACCAGAAGATTCCCCAATCTAACAAAATTACAGACTTTCGAGTTCGTAAGAGCAAAAACGAAAGACGCGTGGTCGGTGTCCACGCGCAGGCTCAAAGAGAATCCTCGAGCCGTAGTGTCCCTGAGGTCTAAGATATATTACAAGAAGAAGAAGCGTATGGTAGAGAGGAGTCATGGTTCGTCTCAATCGCAGCACACTCCTGGCAGCAATGCGCCATGCTCGTCTAAGCAGAGGACGATACTTCAAATACCTGTACCTCGAACATATGTAAATATgatgaatattaaaaagaggaaAAGCGTATTAGAATTGAAACAAAAAAGGAACTCTGTGGGCTTACAAAGAAAGGCATCGAAGAATCAGTCGAGACCAGTAACGAGAAGTATCACGCGTAGCAACGTGCAGTCTGCTAGCAAGCCTAGCATAGTATAA